ATCGGAAAATGTTTCATAACTATTGGTATACACCGTAATACATTTCATTCTGATTTCGATCCTTCCTTGAGCAATTAGTCGCGTTTTTCTTCTTAGCTAGTTTCTCCTCATTTGTAAAGTCTATCCTTATAGATTCGACCAACCATTATACAAATGCTTTCCACATGTGTAGTTGCAATCCATATGTATTCACATATAAGAAGCGGACAGACAAAAGGCATGATCCGGCAATATTCCGTTAAAGAGATACCATTGTTTCATTGTACACGATTGCAGCAGGATTTTCATGAGCTTTTAGAAAAATTTTCTTACGTTTAAAGTGCGTGTTCAAAAAGTGGTTAAGTAAGACACAAGGAGTGCGAAGCCGAAGCACGAAAAGGCGACGGAGTGTACGTGTTTGGTACATGAGTAAGCCTTTTTGGGATTCGGCAAAGCAATCCGCCGTGGAGTTTTGACTACTTTTTGAACATCCTCTTAAAGTGAAAATTGAATCAGGGCAAACACTTCTGGGATGGTTTCATTGCTTACACACGTTTGCGCATCATGTCGTATGGTTTCACAGGTTGATTTACACACATTTTCACTTTTTGCATGGGATGATTCGCTCCTCGTAACGGATTTCCTTCTTCATCCCATAATCCATCAATCGTTTGAACAAAATTCTCGCGATGGGGTCCGATGAATTCGACTTCCTGCCCGATTGCGAATGGGCTTCTTTGTTCAATCGTTGCCATTTGCGTGTTTTCATCGTAATCGATCACCAAACCTGCAAAATCAAATTTTGCCGGCTTCGGCGGAACTCCGAAAATTTGCGCGTCTTCTGCCGGCTTTTGATAATAAAAGGCGGTCGTCAGAGGGCGATTGGCCGCTTTGTATATTTCATCCAGCCATTCCTGCCTGAATGTAAATCCTTCCGGATTGTCATAATATGCGTCGATCACTTTTCGATATGCACTTACGACGGTAGCCACATAGTGGATCGTTTTCATGCGGCCTTCAATTTTCAAACTGTCAACACCGGCTTCGATCATATCGGGAATATGTTCAATCATGCACAAATCTTTGGAACTCATCGTAAAAAAGTCGGATGGCTCCTGCAAAAGGGAACGCGCTTCCGATCCATCCGCTTGTTCCTCATCTGCATCGGAGAGATCGACAAACAAATCATATTTCCAACGGCACGATTGGGCACATCCTCCGCGATTGGCATCCCGATTTGTCATATGATTGGATAACACACACCGACCGGAGTAGGAAATGCACATCGCGCCGTGAATGAACGCTTCAATTTCCAGATCCACATGCTGCTTGATCGCCCGAATTTCTTCCATGGAAACTTCCCTGGCCAATACAACCCGCGCTACGCCTTCATCAGCCCAAAATCGGATGGCTTGCCAATTTGTCGTCGAAGCTTGTGTACTCAGGTGGATTTCCAATCCGGGTGCTGCTTCTTTACAAATTTGGATGATCGCAGGATCTGCCACGATCACTGCATCGATACCGATTTCCTGCAGTGTTTGGAAATACTCACTCATCCCCGCAAAATCTTCATTGTGTGCAATAATATTGGCAGCAACAAATACTTTCGCATCGTGTGCATGAGCGAATTGAACTCCTGCACGCATATCTTCATAGGAGAAATTGCCCGCTTTGGAACGCAAGCCAAACTTCTGTCCGCCGATATAGACTGCATCCGCTCCATATAAAACTGCAAATTTCAATTTTTCCAAATTCCCGGCGGGCGCCAGCAATTCCGGCTTTTTGCGGGTGTAGCTGGACTTTCTTTGCAATGTTTGTTCTGTTGCCGTACCCAATGTACATCCTCCTATACCGTATCCGTAACTCTTGAATGCATCTATTCTAATAGAGGATGTTCAAAAAGTAGCCAAAACTCCACTTTTTGAACACGCACTAATAGATTTGCTCCTTAAAATAAAATCCGGTGCCCAAGGGCCTCTGCTGTGGCTGCATGCTGCGAATCGCTGCAAGCAAGCCCGCATCAAAAGGTGCCGAAGGATTCTCCAAATACTGATCCATCGCTTTGCGGTAAATGGCAATAACTGCTTCATTGTATTGCACAGGTTTTAAAATCGTTTCGATTTTTACCGCGTCAATACCCGCTGCGATCAATGGACCCATATGCTCCAACATACAAATATCTTCATGGCTCATAATATGTGTACCGTGATAATCTTCAAAAACAGGGTATTGCTGCTCTTCCCGTTTATCCTCTTTTAGATACATAGATGAATCCGACAGATTCTCCTTTGCTTCAAGAGCTTGCCCTTTGTGCTTCATAAAATTGCTGACAAGTTCCCGTTTGGAGTGAAAAATGCATGTCATTCCATGAATTTGCGCCTGTATTTCGATCCGGGAATGTTGCTTGATTGCAAGGACATTCTGCAACGATAATTCCCGGGCCAGAACCGCTCGTACAGCACCTTTCGCAGCCCAAAAATTCACTGTATGAAAATTCGTCGACGTGGTTTCCGTATTCCAATGCAACTTCATTTGCGGCGCGTGTTCACGAACTGTAAACAATACGGCCGGATCCCCAAATACGACGGCATCCACATCCAAATTTGCAAGATCCATGATA
Above is a window of Fodinisporobacter ferrooxydans DNA encoding:
- a CDS encoding peptidase U32 family protein, which translates into the protein MGTATEQTLQRKSSYTRKKPELLAPAGNLEKLKFAVLYGADAVYIGGQKFGLRSKAGNFSYEDMRAGVQFAHAHDAKVFVAANIIAHNEDFAGMSEYFQTLQEIGIDAVIVADPAIIQICKEAAPGLEIHLSTQASTTNWQAIRFWADEGVARVVLAREVSMEEIRAIKQHVDLEIEAFIHGAMCISYSGRCVLSNHMTNRDANRGGCAQSCRWKYDLFVDLSDADEEQADGSEARSLLQEPSDFFTMSSKDLCMIEHIPDMIEAGVDSLKIEGRMKTIHYVATVVSAYRKVIDAYYDNPEGFTFRQEWLDEIYKAANRPLTTAFYYQKPAEDAQIFGVPPKPAKFDFAGLVIDYDENTQMATIEQRSPFAIGQEVEFIGPHRENFVQTIDGLWDEEGNPLRGANHPMQKVKMCVNQPVKPYDMMRKRV
- a CDS encoding peptidase U32 family protein → MSKKRTELLVSAGSVQDVEKFLLAGADAVAIGNERYGLRLPGSFDLANIREAATLAHARNKSVYVVINALLHQEELSDLKGYIMDLANLDVDAVVFGDPAVLFTVREHAPQMKLHWNTETTSTNFHTVNFWAAKGAVRAVLARELSLQNVLAIKQHSRIEIQAQIHGMTCIFHSKRELVSNFMKHKGQALEAKENLSDSSMYLKEDKREEQQYPVFEDYHGTHIMSHEDICMLEHMGPLIAAGIDAVKIETILKPVQYNEAVIAIYRKAMDQYLENPSAPFDAGLLAAIRSMQPQQRPLGTGFYFKEQIY